From a region of the Leptospira kmetyi serovar Malaysia str. Bejo-Iso9 genome:
- a CDS encoding DUF1554 domain-containing protein, with the protein MTQAMSSKLFPRILVKFLFHPFFVLILLLTIVSCKKVSDAASYTLFGISEQLANVFQTPTGVPITLPAGLVAGCPSGTSNSILAIGNCFDDGKDKSISGFIVTKSGGSSCSVPDNYSPTLALNTLLSFLANDSTSAESPPPSPTFASYSLITLGSVNSGVQSARFILQTSQSRSTEWVRNEIQRKVFNDNSQSIGTTIDASTDTSFIVTIRVTATGSSCTSTVDTKYEVTVVRAGAWDAYSSLVDGNLGGGGSSPPDLRNVSCTWRETFPTKAPPKADFLFVIDNSDTMTPIQTAVKAKMVAFFDRVATLGLDARISVITTDSWKLQSPSGDTGEWLDVSSSTDRTTFTDTLNAIGNNGSQFESGIFMATRALMNSSSGGSKCTSSQPYCSSSGRTTNGDKCSITSVAAQDPCNGTNQNAWSKKVGLGRSSVPTAVIIITDEGDMYNHWESYNYSIGTSSVPWGPLDSPSSFPANRSVTFPASPLYYNAGSSGTPVLGTGRTYTDFLDSLRNTTTGATGTASINSILNLFADRANTKIYGIVALNSQSNDYATIDVSKSIDSSVYTGVTLTNFHTKTEVFCKGEITSSTQWATSGQVAHYRTLANIGTATLTNQLLNTPNNLGRDDMVYSLKDVASTSGGSVTSICGTSVSISNFLNSIVDNMVTLQGGYPLGKYDATWNRTYTSGNPNTALYPTGSAPTTGNISPGSVKLYSIADTRSIDGSDFIAGNLVPTGTQTATNSTGYSYTMISGNVVFTKYSGFTNLPASASGNRVLGVEYKYTWRDTTTAGNTNTTVGSTANCPAYPIALADTPAPVTPISRRIFVTASTHNGNFGADESAAVTSADAFCNADANKPSTGTYKALLWVGTTRNPSVTDWPLKSKVSYFQAGNNRTWVGTTDINKKFPFPLIAGIGNAADGIWTGITVTGTGPWTWAESANTCSTFTSTTGNGATATANGTTPISIDDGAGDSCGNSKKLYCVEQ; encoded by the coding sequence ATGACTCAAGCAATGTCCTCCAAACTCTTTCCCCGAATTCTAGTTAAGTTCTTATTTCATCCTTTTTTCGTTCTTATCCTTTTACTTACGATTGTCTCTTGTAAAAAAGTCAGCGACGCAGCGAGTTACACCCTTTTCGGAATCAGCGAACAACTCGCAAACGTCTTTCAAACTCCGACCGGAGTTCCGATCACTCTTCCGGCGGGGCTGGTGGCAGGATGCCCTTCGGGAACGTCGAATTCGATTCTTGCGATCGGTAACTGTTTCGACGACGGGAAGGACAAATCCATTTCCGGTTTTATCGTTACGAAGTCGGGCGGTTCCAGTTGTTCGGTTCCGGACAATTACAGTCCGACGCTCGCGTTAAACACATTGCTTTCCTTTTTGGCGAACGATTCCACGTCCGCGGAATCTCCGCCTCCGAGTCCTACGTTCGCGTCTTACAGTTTGATCACTCTCGGTTCGGTGAACTCGGGAGTTCAGTCCGCGCGTTTTATTCTTCAAACGTCCCAATCCAGAAGTACGGAATGGGTTCGTAACGAAATCCAAAGAAAGGTCTTCAACGATAATTCTCAGTCGATCGGAACCACCATCGACGCTTCCACGGACACTTCGTTTATCGTTACGATTCGAGTGACCGCAACGGGAAGCAGTTGTACTTCCACGGTGGATACGAAATACGAAGTTACGGTCGTACGGGCGGGAGCTTGGGACGCCTATTCGTCGTTAGTCGATGGAAATTTGGGCGGAGGAGGTTCTTCTCCTCCCGATTTAAGAAACGTTTCCTGTACGTGGAGAGAAACCTTTCCTACAAAGGCTCCTCCGAAAGCGGACTTTCTTTTTGTGATCGACAACTCGGATACGATGACTCCGATTCAAACCGCGGTCAAAGCGAAGATGGTCGCGTTCTTCGATCGTGTTGCCACCCTCGGCTTGGACGCGAGAATTTCCGTGATCACCACGGATAGTTGGAAACTTCAATCCCCTTCGGGAGATACGGGAGAATGGTTGGACGTAAGTTCTTCCACGGATCGGACCACGTTCACGGACACGTTAAACGCCATTGGCAACAACGGAAGCCAGTTCGAGTCCGGGATTTTTATGGCCACAAGAGCGCTGATGAACTCGAGTTCCGGCGGTTCGAAATGTACTTCTTCTCAGCCGTATTGTTCTTCGAGCGGAAGAACTACAAACGGAGACAAATGTTCGATCACTTCGGTCGCCGCTCAAGATCCTTGCAACGGCACAAATCAAAACGCTTGGAGTAAGAAGGTTGGTTTGGGAAGAAGTTCCGTTCCCACTGCGGTCATCATCATCACCGACGAAGGCGACATGTACAATCACTGGGAAAGTTATAACTATTCCATAGGAACGTCGTCCGTTCCTTGGGGACCTTTGGATAGTCCGAGTTCTTTCCCCGCGAATCGTTCCGTTACGTTTCCCGCAAGTCCGTTGTATTACAACGCGGGAAGTTCGGGAACTCCGGTTCTCGGAACGGGAAGAACCTACACGGACTTCTTGGATTCTTTGAGAAACACTACGACCGGCGCGACCGGAACCGCGAGCATCAATTCCATCTTGAATCTTTTTGCCGATCGCGCGAACACGAAGATATACGGAATCGTGGCCCTCAATTCGCAAAGCAACGATTATGCGACGATCGACGTTTCTAAAAGTATAGACTCGAGCGTTTATACGGGCGTTACGTTGACCAACTTTCATACCAAAACGGAAGTTTTCTGTAAGGGAGAAATCACAAGTTCGACGCAGTGGGCGACGAGCGGTCAGGTCGCTCATTATAGAACTCTCGCGAATATCGGAACGGCCACTCTCACCAATCAGCTGTTGAATACACCGAACAACCTCGGGCGCGACGATATGGTTTATTCTTTGAAGGACGTGGCCTCCACGAGCGGAGGAAGCGTTACCTCGATCTGCGGGACCTCGGTGAGTATTAGCAATTTCTTAAATTCGATCGTAGACAATATGGTGACCCTGCAAGGCGGATATCCATTAGGAAAATATGATGCAACTTGGAACCGCACATACACTTCCGGAAATCCGAATACTGCCTTGTATCCAACCGGTTCCGCTCCGACGACCGGAAATATTTCTCCGGGTAGCGTGAAGTTGTATTCGATCGCGGATACGAGATCGATCGACGGTTCCGATTTTATCGCGGGCAATCTGGTTCCGACCGGAACACAAACGGCCACGAATTCCACCGGTTATAGTTATACGATGATCAGCGGCAACGTGGTGTTTACGAAATATTCCGGGTTTACCAATCTTCCCGCGAGTGCGAGCGGCAATCGGGTTCTCGGCGTGGAATACAAATACACTTGGAGAGATACTACGACGGCCGGAAACACGAACACAACCGTCGGTTCGACTGCGAATTGTCCGGCTTATCCGATCGCGTTAGCCGACACACCGGCTCCCGTAACTCCCATCAGTAGAAGAATTTTCGTTACGGCATCGACGCATAACGGTAATTTCGGAGCCGACGAATCGGCCGCCGTGACTTCTGCGGATGCGTTTTGTAACGCGGATGCGAACAAACCTTCGACCGGAACTTACAAAGCCCTTCTTTGGGTGGGAACGACGAGAAATCCGAGCGTAACCGATTGGCCCTTGAAGTCCAAGGTTTCTTATTTCCAAGCGGGGAACAACCGGACTTGGGTCGGAACTACGGACATCAATAAAAAGTTTCCGTTTCCTTTGATCGCGGGAATCGGAAACGCCGCCGATGGAATTTGGACCGGAATCACCGTTACGGGAACCGGGCCTTGGACTTGGGCGGAATCCGCAAATACCTGTTCGACTTTTACGAGCACGACTGGAAACGGAGCGACTGCGACCGCAAATGGAACTACTCCGATCAGCATCGACGATGGCGCCGGTGATTCCTGTGGGAATTCCAAAAAACTGTACTGTGTAGAACAGTAG
- a CDS encoding OmpA family protein translates to MKRCRNVPSLSSGFEVEILPYLNEMPQIKTNRIVRILKTRSIETIICFLCVIVSGSCSSFSSNFKDFTNSSAFQKFCGCPPSKFAEPLASGSREEALGRLPEGALDDMGTPDYLEKVYTGIKSDFEFSGTKFDTVADGLETKGIALKRITDENKKLREILLSIDGDVSFPSGKATLTPAAKLLIEKIADAMNAYPETKVRVGGHTDSVGYFYANLTLSKARANSVKSELSKKHNLPENRFGEVDGYADKFKIVDTMLAEPRNRRTEIYVGTVRLVL, encoded by the coding sequence ATGAAACGATGTCGTAACGTCCCGTCCCTTTCAAGCGGATTTGAAGTAGAAATTCTCCCCTATTTAAACGAAATGCCTCAAATCAAAACGAATCGTATCGTTCGTATTCTAAAAACGAGATCGATCGAAACGATTATTTGTTTTCTTTGTGTCATCGTATCCGGGTCCTGTTCGAGTTTCTCTTCCAACTTCAAAGATTTTACGAATTCATCGGCGTTTCAAAAATTCTGCGGATGTCCTCCTTCCAAATTTGCGGAACCTTTGGCGAGCGGATCCAGAGAGGAAGCTTTGGGTCGTTTGCCCGAAGGGGCCTTGGACGACATGGGAACTCCGGATTATCTCGAAAAGGTTTACACGGGAATCAAATCCGATTTCGAATTCAGCGGAACCAAATTCGACACCGTTGCGGACGGACTTGAAACCAAAGGGATCGCCTTAAAAAGAATCACGGATGAGAATAAAAAGTTACGCGAAATTCTTCTTTCCATCGACGGCGACGTTTCGTTTCCGAGCGGCAAGGCGACCTTAACTCCGGCCGCGAAACTTCTGATCGAAAAGATCGCGGACGCGATGAACGCTTATCCCGAAACGAAGGTTCGAGTCGGAGGACATACGGACAGCGTCGGTTATTTTTACGCGAACCTAACCTTGAGTAAGGCGAGAGCGAATTCGGTGAAATCGGAATTATCCAAAAAACACAATCTTCCCGAAAATCGTTTCGGCGAAGTCGACGGTTACGCGGATAAGTTTAAGATCGTAGATACGATGCTCGCGGAACCGAGAAACAGAAGAACGGAAATCTACGTCGGCACGGTCCGTCTCGTTCTTTGA
- a CDS encoding DUF2878 family protein — protein MFFTLSEPFQNPKRLILLVLGGGIGLALCDQIHVQFSVLRYFHSGVFGQAWWVAPQFILATFLMYFGASFFKKESEEFEIRDFTLSLGWFVAAYLASGIFSGTPIVLALIYLGTWSFRIVFSQERKPLAIFSVLLAVCGTGAEALISNAGFFVYNQPDFLSVPIWLPGLYLHGAPLIWSLISWVKKR, from the coding sequence ATGTTTTTTACGCTGTCAGAACCGTTTCAAAATCCGAAAAGGCTGATCCTTTTGGTTCTCGGAGGAGGAATCGGCCTCGCGCTTTGCGATCAAATCCACGTTCAATTTTCCGTTCTGCGTTATTTTCATTCCGGCGTTTTCGGTCAGGCTTGGTGGGTCGCGCCCCAGTTCATACTTGCAACTTTTCTAATGTATTTCGGGGCCTCTTTTTTTAAAAAGGAAAGCGAAGAATTCGAAATCCGAGACTTTACGCTGAGCCTCGGTTGGTTTGTCGCGGCGTATCTTGCGAGCGGAATTTTTTCGGGAACTCCGATCGTTCTTGCGTTGATTTATCTCGGGACGTGGTCGTTTCGAATCGTATTTTCTCAGGAAAGAAAACCCTTGGCGATCTTTTCCGTTCTGCTTGCGGTTTGCGGAACCGGCGCGGAGGCCCTGATTTCAAACGCGGGTTTTTTCGTATACAACCAACCCGATTTTCTTTCGGTTCCGATTTGGCTCCCCGGTTTGTATCTGCACGGAGCGCCTTTGATCTGGAGTCTGATTTCCTGGGTTAAAAAAAGATAG
- a CDS encoding alpha/beta hydrolase, producing the protein MKILKWTLGIIGGFALFLVVTFYAGTPKYEYKPTPLHADFDSYYHERIEISRNKKARPDNEERLVRYSPGKTEYSILYIHGFGASRAEGEEVTDKLAKDLKANLYYVRLPGHGTNLEDHRDTTFAEILQDSETALLESEKLGKKTILIGTSMGGLISTYLAAKYPDKVHALILASPFYDFTSPLGGIYQFSWGKEFAHLVMGKIRKSTEEQKKEPAAAFWYRDQYLAAVQNLSDLREYVLGTDPFSKITSPVLMFYYYKNEKEQDASASVQSMLNAFKKVNENGKASPFNKAVRIELGNHVLFSKYMKSDKDLILKEEEEFIQRVFAPKK; encoded by the coding sequence ATGAAGATACTCAAGTGGACCCTGGGAATCATCGGCGGCTTCGCCCTATTTCTCGTCGTCACCTTCTACGCAGGAACTCCTAAATATGAATACAAACCGACGCCGCTCCACGCGGATTTCGATTCCTATTACCATGAAAGAATAGAAATCAGTCGGAACAAAAAAGCGAGACCCGACAACGAAGAAAGGCTCGTTCGTTATTCTCCCGGCAAAACGGAATATTCCATTCTTTACATACACGGATTCGGTGCGTCCCGAGCCGAAGGCGAGGAAGTCACGGACAAACTCGCAAAGGATTTAAAAGCCAATCTTTACTACGTTCGACTTCCGGGTCACGGAACCAACTTGGAAGATCATAGGGATACGACCTTCGCGGAGATTCTTCAGGATTCGGAAACGGCTCTTTTGGAATCGGAAAAACTCGGTAAAAAAACGATTCTCATCGGAACGAGTATGGGCGGATTGATCTCCACGTACTTGGCCGCAAAATACCCCGATAAAGTTCACGCTTTGATTCTCGCTTCTCCCTTTTACGATTTTACGAGTCCGCTCGGAGGAATTTATCAATTCTCCTGGGGAAAAGAATTCGCGCATCTCGTGATGGGAAAAATCCGAAAGTCCACGGAAGAACAAAAGAAAGAACCGGCCGCCGCGTTTTGGTACAGGGATCAGTATCTCGCCGCGGTTCAAAATCTCTCGGACTTAAGAGAATACGTTTTGGGAACCGATCCGTTTTCCAAGATCACTTCGCCCGTTTTGATGTTTTATTACTATAAAAACGAAAAGGAACAGGACGCGTCCGCATCCGTTCAATCGATGTTAAACGCATTCAAAAAAGTGAATGAGAACGGAAAAGCGAGCCCTTTCAACAAGGCCGTGCGGATCGAACTGGGAAATCACGTATTGTTTTCCAAATACATGAAGAGCGACAAGGATTTGATTCTAAAGGAAGAAGAGGAATTCATCCAAAGGGTTTTCGCTCCTAAGAAGTGA
- a CDS encoding nitrilase-related carbon-nitrogen hydrolase, with protein MNSFKRYSLPVLLCLIILYTIWSFTGRSPSKEKTDSRLVRMETVGRDVQKGNLLGIQPWMFPGDYSSERNFLTKIDSYLVQADREKFLNAKTIAVFPEYLGTWLVIADEKDSVAKSAKIEDAMQTLVLSNPISFVKNLISARGEDGVRDALFRMKAEKMLSIYSNTFSSLARKYKITIVAGSILLPEPTIVSGVIRIGSGSLKNVSFVFLPDGSVAENSPQKIYPIGDEKPFVAASSAENLRSIESPAGRIGVLVCADSWYPAVYETFKKQNVDFILVPSYVAPNGAMSEIWKGYNGSSNPPDVRSEDIGKIVEGKAWLKYAMAGRLSKSGASHGINVFLRGSLWDLGSDGETIVVQRSQVKTFPKIEGASIVNLWLN; from the coding sequence ATGAATTCCTTCAAACGATATTCTCTTCCCGTTCTTCTTTGTCTTATTATTCTTTATACGATTTGGTCGTTCACGGGCCGTTCTCCCTCGAAGGAAAAAACGGATTCTCGTTTGGTGAGAATGGAAACCGTGGGCCGCGACGTTCAAAAGGGAAATCTTCTCGGAATTCAACCCTGGATGTTTCCGGGGGATTACTCGAGTGAACGAAATTTTTTGACCAAGATCGATTCTTATCTCGTGCAAGCAGATCGGGAAAAATTCTTAAATGCAAAAACGATCGCGGTTTTTCCGGAATACCTGGGAACTTGGCTCGTAATCGCCGATGAAAAAGACTCGGTGGCAAAATCGGCAAAGATCGAAGACGCGATGCAAACCTTGGTTCTCAGCAATCCGATTTCCTTTGTTAAGAATCTGATTTCGGCCCGAGGCGAAGACGGAGTTCGAGACGCGCTTTTTCGTATGAAGGCGGAAAAGATGCTTTCGATCTATTCGAATACGTTTTCGTCCTTGGCTCGTAAGTATAAGATCACGATCGTCGCCGGTTCGATTCTTCTTCCCGAACCGACGATCGTATCCGGTGTAATCCGAATCGGAAGCGGCTCTTTGAAGAACGTTTCTTTCGTGTTTTTACCGGACGGTTCCGTGGCGGAGAATTCTCCCCAAAAAATATATCCGATCGGGGACGAGAAACCCTTTGTGGCCGCTTCTTCGGCGGAGAATCTAAGGTCGATTGAAAGTCCCGCCGGTAGAATCGGAGTTTTGGTCTGCGCCGATTCGTGGTATCCCGCGGTTTACGAAACATTCAAAAAGCAGAATGTAGATTTCATTCTGGTTCCTTCGTATGTGGCTCCGAACGGGGCCATGTCCGAGATCTGGAAGGGTTACAACGGTTCTTCGAATCCCCCGGACGTTCGTTCGGAGGACATCGGCAAGATTGTAGAAGGAAAGGCTTGGTTGAAATACGCGATGGCCGGAAGACTTTCCAAGTCCGGAGCGAGTCACGGGATCAACGTATTCTTAAGAGGTTCTCTTTGGGATCTCGGCTCGGACGGCGAGACTATTGTTGTTCAACGTTCTCAAGTGAAGACGTTTCCGAAGATCGAAGGCGCAAGCATCGTAAACCTCTGGTTAAATTAA
- a CDS encoding globin — protein MSLTENQFRSLVESFEIINLDRIKFAELFFLYLKENSPKYEDIFSRLQLEEVRSFMGSARNIVLTGSQSIPLEKAVHHFGMECIKICNRADEIFLLERGWIFAMEEWLGPWFTHEIEESWKEVFKMIYVSSAETLQWS, from the coding sequence ATGAGCCTTACAGAAAATCAATTCCGAAGTTTAGTCGAATCCTTTGAAATCATCAATCTGGATCGGATTAAGTTCGCTGAATTGTTTTTTCTATATCTTAAGGAAAACAGCCCCAAATACGAAGACATCTTTTCCAGACTTCAATTGGAAGAAGTAAGATCCTTTATGGGCTCCGCGAGAAATATCGTGTTGACCGGTTCTCAAAGTATTCCTTTGGAAAAGGCGGTTCATCATTTCGGAATGGAATGTATCAAAATCTGCAACCGAGCCGACGAGATCTTTCTTTTGGAAAGGGGTTGGATTTTCGCGATGGAAGAATGGTTGGGACCTTGGTTTACGCACGAGATCGAAGAAAGCTGGAAAGAAGTTTTTAAGATGATCTACGTCTCCTCCGCCGAAACGCTTCAGTGGAGCTGA
- the srp gene encoding sigma factor SigX-regulated lipoprotein produces MIQKITTTLFLTLILANCGGKNEDHSKNDMALLLALQPQGLGISGIYASLNARSSSGGGQGFYSTGNVSPYSLISQSQDCSQGGKMTLTGDLVMSATATTASAQFNDAKTVFESCKQTVPLMEGTENTTATAVIEGEILRNGQASIVIDPTSTAALTKATGNATERIQSSTYKVNGYLYPKFDITFTKNNAKLTLENMNDIDKAYIGIEETVQVTGTIGTENLNTSYTYKSRFKLR; encoded by the coding sequence ATGATTCAAAAAATCACAACGACGTTGTTCCTAACGTTGATTCTTGCGAACTGCGGCGGCAAAAACGAAGACCATTCTAAAAACGATATGGCTCTTCTTTTGGCGCTTCAACCTCAGGGTTTGGGAATTTCGGGAATCTACGCTTCTCTCAACGCGAGAAGCTCGAGCGGAGGCGGACAAGGATTCTACTCCACAGGAAACGTTTCTCCGTATTCTTTGATCTCTCAATCGCAGGATTGTTCTCAGGGCGGAAAGATGACTTTGACCGGCGACTTGGTTATGAGCGCCACCGCAACGACGGCGAGCGCTCAATTCAACGATGCAAAAACCGTGTTCGAGTCTTGCAAACAAACCGTTCCTCTGATGGAAGGAACCGAAAACACGACCGCAACGGCCGTGATCGAAGGCGAGATTTTAAGAAACGGTCAGGCGAGTATCGTCATCGATCCGACTTCGACCGCCGCGCTTACGAAAGCGACCGGAAACGCGACCGAAAGAATTCAATCCAGCACTTATAAGGTAAACGGATATCTTTATCCGAAATTCGATATTACGTTTACGAAGAATAACGCGAAACTTACGCTGGAGAACATGAACGATATAGACAAAGCGTATATCGGAATCGAAGAAACGGTTCAAGTTACGGGAACGATCGGAACGGAGAATCTCAATACTTCTTATACTTACAAGTCCAGATTTAAACTTCGTTGA
- a CDS encoding LA_0442/LA_0875 N-terminal domain-containing protein: MTFVREKVFLILCFAFLGFVSTIDSKSILLKNGKRIANVEVKPIANGFEITYRNGKKETVSLNEVQRIFISNDLPTKIKSKENRNDRTKIVPVLSDSDKSLEEKQIPFSASTKQKSGTAVFAEGLIPGWSRLVRNDSNSLKSLGFFLIFAELFLAYESYIYLSPAESFVKSSKIIPPTPIEIAAFVSNDTKIINVVLLNRIHWESSLVVLTNGRLMQRGLYEEEKRTYVSALVFVLILDAFLGYQFENWNVVPSLNVSFREKEVSGGVVLRF; encoded by the coding sequence ATGACGTTCGTTCGCGAAAAAGTTTTTTTGATTCTTTGTTTTGCTTTTCTCGGTTTCGTTTCTACGATCGATTCAAAGTCGATTTTACTGAAGAATGGCAAAAGGATTGCAAACGTAGAGGTGAAACCGATTGCGAACGGCTTCGAAATCACATATCGAAACGGAAAAAAAGAAACGGTTTCTTTGAACGAGGTTCAAAGGATTTTCATCTCAAACGACCTGCCGACAAAGATAAAATCGAAGGAGAATCGGAATGATCGAACGAAAATCGTTCCCGTTTTATCCGATTCGGACAAGTCTTTAGAAGAAAAGCAAATTCCATTCTCCGCATCCACAAAACAAAAATCGGGGACCGCGGTCTTTGCGGAAGGATTGATTCCGGGTTGGTCTCGTTTGGTTCGAAACGATTCCAATTCTTTGAAGAGCTTGGGATTTTTTCTGATCTTTGCGGAACTCTTTCTCGCTTACGAAAGTTATATTTATTTATCTCCCGCGGAATCTTTCGTAAAATCATCCAAAATCATTCCGCCCACTCCGATCGAAATCGCGGCCTTTGTTTCGAACGATACTAAAATTATAAACGTGGTTTTGCTCAATCGAATTCATTGGGAATCGTCGTTGGTCGTTCTTACGAACGGCCGATTGATGCAAAGAGGTCTTTACGAAGAGGAAAAGAGAACCTATGTTTCGGCTTTGGTTTTCGTATTAATTTTGGACGCGTTTCTCGGTTATCAGTTTGAGAATTGGAACGTGGTTCCCAGTTTGAACGTTTCCTTTCGGGAAAAAGAAGTGTCCGGAGGAGTCGTTCTTCGTTTTTGA
- a CDS encoding RNA polymerase sigma factor, producing the protein MNQNTKDRIFDFDGLYSRNYEKIFRFLLSKNASREEAEEVCQETFIKVLKHWDKFDPSKGNETSWMITIAKNLFLDWIKKKGPIETREVFDSQKVLESVSKEQTNANDEEEMKRRLEILNESVESLPHLEKNIIVLRFLRKHTIKETAELLGISVRTVNRKTYASLTVLRRILKKSNLEFEGL; encoded by the coding sequence ATGAATCAGAACACAAAAGATCGAATTTTCGATTTTGACGGTTTGTATTCGAGGAATTACGAAAAAATTTTTCGATTTCTTCTGAGCAAAAACGCATCTAGAGAAGAAGCCGAAGAAGTTTGTCAGGAAACCTTCATCAAAGTTTTGAAACATTGGGATAAGTTCGATCCGTCCAAAGGAAACGAAACCTCTTGGATGATTACGATCGCAAAGAATCTTTTTTTGGATTGGATTAAGAAGAAAGGGCCGATCGAAACAAGAGAGGTGTTCGATTCTCAAAAAGTTTTGGAATCCGTTTCCAAAGAACAAACGAACGCGAACGACGAGGAAGAAATGAAACGTCGTCTTGAAATTCTGAACGAAAGCGTGGAAAGTCTTCCGCATTTGGAAAAGAATATCATCGTTCTTCGTTTTTTGAGAAAACATACGATCAAAGAAACCGCGGAGTTATTGGGAATATCCGTAAGAACCGTAAATCGAAAGACATACGCGTCCTTGACGGTTTTAAGAAGAATATTAAAAAAATCGAATTTAGAATTCGAAGGATTATAG
- the rsx gene encoding LIMLP_03685 family anti-sigma factor yields MKNDSDSTRREKMQKAISNEMTRNELGEFLSDPSARKEFFELMKLKNEIGLLNEQANTHSNVTYVSSFRSKRKIFDFKNPLLAAASVLILSLLAIYFMFFRYHRDGLSISKSVTTGDCFVDRNPNGKEILFKAGKNSFCDYKTEGDLGLTLRLLPNSEFSVFQNEDEADLNLNYGIVLFTTHKNRSSLRIRSKVKNLSSELLGTTLVLIADPSVKRYQILVLEGAIRVKDPNFGDAKPEVRVGFEVVKDDPAGTQSASDSNQSKIQISKIEPNTFIKYKILSEIFKSIVDGNTNANGNPNESHDEKTVSILRKETGSAESSPIFKIVLKNGKNFLGSVEETDRFYILTDKEGKKFEIDKKEIEELELIPPEN; encoded by the coding sequence ATGAAAAATGATTCGGATTCAACTCGAAGAGAAAAAATGCAAAAAGCGATCTCCAACGAAATGACTAGAAACGAACTCGGTGAATTTCTTTCGGATCCGAGCGCCCGAAAAGAATTCTTCGAATTGATGAAACTCAAAAACGAAATCGGTCTTTTGAACGAACAAGCGAACACACATTCCAACGTAACATACGTATCTTCGTTTCGATCAAAGCGGAAAATTTTCGATTTTAAAAATCCGCTCTTGGCCGCCGCGAGCGTTTTGATTCTTTCCTTACTTGCGATTTATTTTATGTTCTTTCGATATCATAGGGACGGGTTGTCGATCTCCAAATCCGTCACAACCGGGGATTGTTTCGTAGATAGGAATCCGAACGGAAAAGAGATTCTTTTTAAAGCGGGGAAGAATTCTTTTTGCGATTACAAAACGGAAGGTGATCTCGGTTTGACGTTGCGTTTGCTACCGAATTCCGAGTTTTCCGTTTTTCAAAACGAAGACGAAGCGGATCTAAATCTGAATTACGGAATCGTTTTGTTTACCACGCACAAAAATCGTTCTTCTTTGAGGATTCGTTCCAAGGTGAAGAATCTTTCCTCCGAACTTTTGGGAACCACCCTTGTTTTGATCGCGGATCCTTCTGTAAAACGATATCAGATTTTGGTTTTGGAAGGAGCGATTCGAGTGAAAGACCCGAACTTCGGCGACGCGAAACCGGAAGTTCGAGTCGGTTTCGAAGTCGTAAAGGACGATCCCGCAGGGACTCAAAGCGCATCCGATTCCAATCAGTCGAAGATCCAGATTTCAAAGATCGAACCGAACACATTCATAAAATATAAAATTCTTTCAGAGATTTTCAAATCGATCGTCGACGGCAACACGAACGCAAACGGAAATCCAAACGAAAGTCACGATGAAAAAACGGTCTCCATTCTCCGGAAAGAAACCGGATCTGCGGAATCGAGTCCGATCTTCAAAATCGTTCTGAAAAACGGAAAGAACTTCCTGGGTTCCGTGGAAGAAACGGATCGTTTCTACATTCTCACGGACAAAGAAGGAAAGAAATTCGAAATCGACAAAAAGGAAATCGAAGAACTGGAACTGATCCCTCCCGAAAATTAG
- a CDS encoding TIGR04452 family lipoprotein, with protein sequence MRFSLKTGRTFFFFVLFGFNCAYVNINPSLITGVEAKQIISDRLLLSQLVYIMALNEPEPLHSSAVAGLTLTILIPDGLGIDEKKMYQKDAVNECADQIFLVSLVSTGLTTFVCKASNPPISIPVISRKL encoded by the coding sequence ATGCGTTTCTCATTAAAAACAGGTCGAACCTTTTTCTTTTTCGTCCTCTTCGGATTCAATTGCGCATACGTAAATATCAATCCGAGTTTAATCACCGGAGTCGAAGCCAAACAAATCATTTCGGACCGATTGCTTCTCAGTCAGTTGGTTTATATCATGGCCTTGAACGAACCGGAACCGCTTCATTCCAGCGCGGTTGCGGGTTTGACGCTTACGATTTTGATTCCGGACGGGCTGGGAATCGACGAGAAAAAGATGTATCAAAAGGACGCCGTAAACGAATGTGCGGATCAGATCTTTCTCGTTTCCTTGGTTTCCACGGGACTCACCACTTTCGTCTGTAAGGCGAGCAATCCTCCGATCAGCATTCCGGTAATTAGTAGAAAATTATAA